The Armatimonadota bacterium genome window below encodes:
- a CDS encoding type II secretion system F family protein, giving the protein MSTFVYSALDPSGKTVKGKVDAESEQLVLSKLHEQRYHILSINEEKSRTKTVSSSTIPKGKVKLNDMVIFSRQFATMIDAGIAIVRCLDILEGQTKDPVLKPVIAQCKKDVKGGLSLTDAFGKHPNVFSRLYVNMVKAAETGGILDKILERLSGFLESEQEIRGKIKSAMVYPILVLSFAVIMVIALFLFVLPKFKEIFDSMGVEMPAATKMLFALSDIAVKFWYLAPILIVGGGFAYKWYKGTESGAWQIDMLKLKFPVIGELVQKMAISRFSRTFATLIASGVPMMRSLEIVGETSGNRVIAHTIESARNAIREGQKISTPLAVSGLFPAMVTHMIDIGEETGRLSEMLAKVSDFYDQEVDNAVKGLTSMIEPCLIVMMGGLVGFIAISIMAPIFKLISSVS; this is encoded by the coding sequence CATATACTTTCGATCAATGAAGAGAAGTCGCGCACAAAGACTGTGTCGAGCTCTACGATTCCGAAAGGAAAAGTCAAGCTCAATGACATGGTGATATTCAGCCGCCAGTTCGCGACTATGATCGACGCAGGTATAGCCATCGTCAGGTGTCTGGATATCCTGGAGGGTCAGACCAAGGACCCGGTCCTGAAACCCGTAATCGCACAGTGCAAAAAAGACGTCAAGGGCGGCTTGAGCCTTACAGACGCCTTCGGCAAGCACCCGAACGTGTTCTCGCGATTGTATGTGAACATGGTCAAGGCAGCGGAGACCGGCGGTATTCTTGACAAGATTCTCGAAAGGCTCTCGGGATTTCTTGAAAGCGAACAGGAGATACGCGGCAAGATCAAATCGGCTATGGTCTACCCGATATTGGTCTTGAGTTTCGCCGTGATCATGGTTATTGCGCTCTTTTTGTTCGTCCTGCCGAAGTTTAAGGAAATCTTCGACTCGATGGGTGTAGAGATGCCTGCTGCAACCAAGATGCTCTTTGCCCTGAGTGATATCGCGGTGAAGTTCTGGTATTTGGCGCCGATCCTGATTGTGGGCGGAGGATTTGCCTATAAGTGGTATAAGGGCACAGAAAGCGGCGCATGGCAGATCGACATGCTGAAGCTAAAGTTTCCGGTTATAGGCGAACTCGTGCAGAAAATGGCAATCTCGCGCTTCTCACGCACGTTCGCTACACTGATTGCCAGTGGTGTTCCGATGATGCGTTCACTGGAGATAGTGGGAGAGACATCGGGCAATCGTGTAATTGCACACACGATAGAAAGCGCCAGAAACGCGATCAGGGAAGGACAGAAGATCAGCACTCCGTTGGCGGTAAGCGGACTTTTCCCGGCAATGGTCACGCATATGATCGACATCGGAGAAGAGACCGGCAGACTCTCAGAGATGCTTGCCAAAGTTTCCGACTTTTACGATCAGGAGGTCGATAATGCCGTCAAGGGCCTGACCTCTATGATCGAGCCTTGTCTGATCGTTATGATGGGCGGCCTGGTCGGTTTTATCGCTATCTCTATCATGGCGCCTATATTCAAGCTGATCAGCTCGGTAAGTTAA
- a CDS encoding ATP-binding protein produces the protein MNADAKSHQAQIEELERQLKEKDVAIGALEQANKRLEERLKENEAGASGPTPLTELEETLKRLVTRISMILQAEKCVFMLFDKDSGELQAAKPGVGISDEQIKLFKVSATDGVSGEVFRGQKPIILYDAINDPRTVKESVALLGITNGVCVPLVIEKRDEDTNKILERKIIGTMWVFNKRYGNVFIQEDVNLLDRLSRNAASVIASAQMYREVVKEKEELEHVIESVYAGIIMVHNSGRLMQVNPSAREMLGLDDDTKLAGDYKTAIENEIIRDVITKAFEETSEVQEEISLPDFNSEEEGAERFYQVQTAIVKSEDQSNIGIVAIFNDITDIRAIERMKTAFVSTVSHELRTPLTSIKGFISTLLQDTEGFYDKDTVHEFYTIIDQECDRLTRLISDLLNVSRIEAGRALDLNPEPVNVTDAVERVVAVQRSYTTKHQIEMDLDDDMPTIVADQDKFVQILTNLTNNAIKYSPNGGTVTVKGRKLDGKIRMSIEDQGMGIPKEHLPKVFDRFHRVDNRDTRKVGGTGIGLYLVKHFVEAHGGKIWVESEVGVGSQFIFEMPLCPPQFVEEMMENDGNSGTKSDQPGMRPKNIGEEAPAAN, from the coding sequence TTGAACGCCGATGCAAAATCCCACCAAGCGCAAATAGAAGAGCTTGAAAGGCAGCTAAAGGAAAAAGATGTAGCCATTGGCGCACTTGAACAGGCCAACAAGCGTCTTGAAGAACGCCTTAAGGAAAATGAAGCGGGCGCATCCGGCCCGACACCCCTTACAGAACTTGAAGAGACACTTAAACGCCTGGTGACCAGGATCAGCATGATCCTTCAGGCCGAAAAGTGCGTCTTCATGCTTTTTGACAAGGATTCAGGTGAGCTTCAGGCAGCAAAGCCCGGTGTCGGCATCTCCGACGAACAGATCAAACTCTTCAAAGTCTCCGCAACGGATGGAGTCTCAGGCGAGGTGTTCAGAGGGCAGAAACCGATAATCCTCTATGATGCTATCAACGATCCGCGCACGGTTAAAGAGAGCGTAGCTCTGCTTGGAATAACTAACGGCGTTTGTGTGCCCCTGGTAATCGAAAAGCGCGACGAAGACACCAACAAGATCCTGGAACGCAAGATTATCGGCACCATGTGGGTCTTCAACAAGCGCTACGGCAACGTTTTCATCCAGGAAGACGTAAACCTCCTCGACAGGCTCTCGCGCAACGCGGCTTCGGTCATCGCGAGCGCGCAGATGTATCGCGAGGTCGTCAAAGAGAAAGAAGAGCTCGAACACGTAATCGAGAGCGTATATGCCGGTATCATAATGGTCCACAACAGCGGCAGGCTGATGCAGGTGAATCCATCGGCGCGAGAAATGCTGGGGCTTGACGATGATACAAAACTCGCAGGCGATTACAAGACCGCAATTGAAAACGAAATCATTCGAGACGTAATAACCAAAGCCTTTGAAGAAACCAGCGAGGTACAGGAGGAAATATCACTTCCTGATTTCAACTCCGAAGAAGAGGGAGCTGAACGCTTTTATCAAGTCCAGACAGCCATCGTAAAAAGTGAGGACCAGTCTAACATCGGGATAGTCGCCATCTTTAACGATATAACCGACATTCGCGCTATCGAGAGGATGAAGACGGCATTTGTCTCAACAGTCTCTCACGAGCTGCGCACACCGCTCACCTCCATCAAAGGTTTCATATCCACTCTGCTTCAGGACACTGAAGGATTCTATGATAAGGATACGGTCCACGAATTCTACACAATTATCGACCAGGAATGCGACCGTCTGACAAGACTTATCAGCGACCTGCTCAACGTCTCCAGGATTGAAGCAGGACGCGCTCTGGACCTCAACCCCGAGCCGGTCAACGTTACGGATGCGGTCGAAAGAGTAGTCGCGGTCCAAAGGTCATACACCACTAAGCATCAGATCGAGATGGATCTCGACGACGATATGCCGACCATTGTGGCTGACCAGGACAAGTTCGTCCAGATCCTTACAAACCTCACCAATAACGCTATCAAATACTCGCCCAACGGCGGCACGGTCACCGTTAAAGGCAGGAAACTCGACGGCAAGATCCGTATGTCCATTGAGGACCAGGGTATGGGCATTCCCAAGGAACACCTGCCCAAGGTATTTGACCGGTTCCACCGAGTCGATAACCGCGACACACGCAAAGTCGGCGGCACTGGAATCGGCCTCTATCTGGTCAAGCACTTCGTCGAGGCGCACGGCGGCAAGATATGGGTCGAAAGCGAAGTCGGAGTAGGCTCGCAGTTCATCTTTGAGATGCCGCTTTGCCCGCCGCAGTTTGTCGAAGAGATGATGGAAAACGACGGCAATAGCGGGACCAAAAGTGACCAGCCCGGAATGCGACCGAAGAACATCGGAGAAGAAGCGCCCGCGGCAAATTAG
- a CDS encoding nitroreductase family protein, whose protein sequence is MEFSELIVKRYSVRMYRPEPVEDDKLQKVLDAARLAPSACNIQPFKLIVVKTRGRENELRRIYKADWFVHAPLIICGCTVPSQAWVRKYDNKNHADIDLAIAMDHLILAATDLGLGTCPIAAFDPDAAREVLNIPDNLVPVIFTPLGYPADAPREKQRKTLEELVIMG, encoded by the coding sequence ATGGAGTTTAGCGAGCTTATTGTAAAGCGATACAGCGTGCGCATGTATAGGCCTGAGCCTGTCGAAGACGATAAGCTGCAAAAGGTGCTTGATGCGGCGCGGCTGGCTCCATCGGCATGCAATATCCAGCCGTTCAAGCTGATTGTGGTCAAAACGCGTGGCAGAGAAAACGAGCTTCGAAGAATATATAAAGCCGACTGGTTCGTTCATGCGCCGTTAATTATCTGCGGATGCACAGTTCCATCGCAAGCATGGGTCCGCAAATATGACAACAAGAACCATGCCGATATCGATCTTGCAATCGCCATGGACCATCTGATACTCGCCGCCACAGACCTTGGTCTGGGCACATGCCCGATAGCAGCATTCGACCCTGACGCCGCTCGCGAGGTCTTGAATATACCCGATAATCTGGTTCCGGTCATATTCACCCCGCTGGGATATCCGGCAGATGCGCCCAGAGAAAAGCAGCGTAAAACACTAGAAGAACTGGTGATTATGGGTTAG
- the topA gene encoding type I DNA topoisomerase — MSKSLIIVESPAKTKTLKNFLGPDYTIEASMGHVRDLPKSKLGVDVENKFEPQYVSIPERRDVLKKIKAAASKADIVYLASDPDREGEAIAWHLQESLKLKDAKRIQFNEITKTAVTEALQSAHEINIDLVNAQQARRVLDRLVGYKLSPLLWRKIKRNLSAGRVQSVAVRLICDREREILAFVPVEYWSITASLTPKEKEHLFNAKLALKDGEKLEIHNQREADDLLKALEGADYVVKGIKKSERKRNPAPPFITSTLQQEASRKLGYGARRTMMIAQQLYEGIELGEHGAVGLITYMRTDSTRVAKEAQEEARDYIAKTYGQTYMPEKPRQVSRKGAQDAHEAIRPTSVMRHPDEIRHFLNNDQYKLYRLIWQRFMASQMSPAVFDVVSVDIEAAGMTFRATGSTIKFQGFMKVYTEGKDDDKVVADEEQPPLPPMVEGQILDLRELLPEQHFTEPPPRYTEATLVKTLEEKGIGRPSTYASIISTIQDRKYVELKEKKFFPTELGFIVTDQLVKHFPAIMDVEFTAGVETKLDNVEEGRLDWVQLLSEFYGPFEKDLEEAQENMERVKIQPKESDQVCPNCGKKMLIREGRFGEFLGCAGYPECKTTAPLTKPVDVKCPACGEGEILEKKSKKGKIFYGCNRYPECSWVSWDKPTNKKCPQCGSLLGERRYRGRLTGYRCTNQECDYQKARGKEGASEEETKDGEGQTTD, encoded by the coding sequence ATGTCCAAATCATTGATCATAGTCGAGTCTCCGGCCAAGACCAAGACTCTTAAAAATTTTCTTGGTCCGGACTATACAATCGAAGCGAGTATGGGCCACGTTCGCGATCTGCCCAAAAGTAAGCTCGGCGTGGATGTAGAGAACAAATTCGAGCCTCAATACGTTTCGATTCCCGAGAGGCGAGACGTGCTCAAAAAAATTAAAGCAGCCGCCAGCAAAGCCGACATCGTATATCTCGCTTCGGACCCTGATCGCGAAGGGGAAGCGATTGCCTGGCATCTGCAGGAGTCCTTGAAGCTCAAAGACGCCAAGAGAATCCAGTTCAATGAGATCACCAAGACCGCCGTTACGGAAGCTCTGCAAAGTGCGCATGAGATAAATATCGACCTGGTAAATGCGCAGCAGGCTCGCCGCGTGCTGGACCGTCTGGTTGGCTACAAGCTCAGCCCTCTACTCTGGCGCAAAATTAAGCGAAACCTGAGCGCGGGTAGGGTGCAGTCGGTAGCCGTGCGGCTTATATGTGATCGCGAGCGAGAAATACTTGCTTTCGTGCCGGTGGAGTACTGGTCCATTACAGCCTCGCTTACTCCCAAAGAAAAAGAGCATCTTTTCAACGCGAAACTGGCGCTCAAAGACGGCGAGAAGCTGGAAATTCACAACCAGCGGGAAGCCGACGATCTGCTCAAGGCTCTTGAAGGCGCTGATTATGTAGTAAAAGGCATTAAAAAGAGCGAGCGCAAGCGCAACCCCGCGCCTCCCTTTATCACCAGCACACTGCAGCAGGAGGCTTCTCGTAAACTCGGCTATGGCGCCCGGCGCACAATGATGATCGCTCAGCAGCTCTATGAGGGTATCGAGCTGGGCGAGCATGGAGCCGTAGGGCTTATCACCTACATGAGAACGGACTCCACACGAGTAGCCAAAGAAGCGCAGGAAGAGGCGCGCGATTATATAGCCAAGACATACGGCCAGACGTATATGCCCGAAAAACCCAGGCAGGTCTCTCGAAAAGGCGCGCAGGATGCGCACGAAGCGATCCGCCCTACTTCAGTAATGCGCCACCCTGACGAGATCAGACACTTCTTAAATAACGACCAATACAAGCTCTACCGGCTGATCTGGCAGCGCTTCATGGCCAGCCAGATGTCTCCGGCTGTGTTCGATGTGGTATCCGTGGATATAGAGGCTGCTGGAATGACTTTCCGCGCGACAGGCTCTACAATCAAGTTCCAGGGGTTCATGAAGGTATATACCGAGGGCAAGGACGATGACAAGGTCGTCGCCGACGAGGAGCAGCCACCTCTGCCGCCTATGGTGGAGGGTCAGATACTCGACCTGCGCGAACTGCTGCCGGAGCAGCATTTTACCGAGCCGCCGCCTCGCTATACCGAAGCCACCCTAGTGAAAACTCTCGAAGAGAAGGGCATCGGCAGGCCGAGCACCTACGCAAGCATCATATCTACAATTCAAGACCGCAAATATGTCGAGCTGAAGGAGAAGAAGTTTTTCCCGACAGAGCTGGGCTTCATCGTAACCGATCAGCTCGTGAAGCATTTTCCCGCGATCATGGACGTGGAGTTCACCGCCGGTGTCGAGACCAAACTCGATAATGTCGAGGAAGGCCGGCTTGACTGGGTGCAGCTCTTGAGTGAGTTCTACGGTCCGTTTGAGAAGGACCTGGAAGAGGCTCAAGAAAATATGGAGCGGGTTAAGATTCAGCCTAAAGAAAGCGATCAGGTCTGCCCCAACTGCGGTAAGAAGATGCTGATCCGCGAGGGCCGGTTTGGCGAGTTCCTGGGATGCGCGGGCTATCCCGAATGCAAGACCACCGCGCCGCTTACAAAGCCTGTGGACGTTAAGTGCCCGGCCTGCGGCGAGGGCGAAATTTTAGAGAAGAAGTCTAAAAAGGGCAAGATTTTCTACGGCTGCAATCGTTATCCGGAGTGCTCATGGGTCTCCTGGGACAAACCTACCAACAAGAAATGTCCCCAGTGCGGCAGTCTTTTGGGCGAGCGGCGGTATAGAGGCCGATTGACAGGCTATCGCTGCACAAACCAGGAGTGCGACTATCAAAAGGCGCGCGGCAAAGAAGGCGCTTCAGAAGAAGAGACCAAGGACGGCGAAGGCCAAACGACGGACTAA
- a CDS encoding sigma-70 family RNA polymerase sigma factor: MRMGSSRKLSEDEIQDRLTQYAQNPDSKIRDEIVLQYANLVESIGRRFMGACEPLEDLVQEGYVGLITSVDKYDGDKGVKFSTYATHFIVGQIKHYLRDKGKIIKEPAWLQELNQKMTRVIESLNQQHNRQPNEKEIAEMMQMPESTVREMLTTREVFKVTSLDGEKDEGSGPKEEEKVSDQKLVTFQLPLEDKIVLESALDRLKDIEQQVIADHFYKGLNQTEIAKKLDISCNYVSHILRNGTKKLRKILATDEIRDAQMQRTHISKRKPGENTADSMSVIDSTTGLYNRQYFLERLNEEISRAYRDNHKLSILLLDVQLPDDLDRCVRMVRMDDYLYNLGQAMREQVRKMDLVARFGETSFAFLLPHTATHAQHVADRISGIVGSTGMESGRKGSKVIGSANVGIAKYPADAFTAEDMLEKALKNMGLTLGQLTGENRPQLKKAA, encoded by the coding sequence ATGCGGATGGGAAGCAGCCGAAAATTAAGCGAAGATGAAATCCAGGATCGCCTGACCCAATATGCGCAGAATCCGGATTCTAAAATAAGGGACGAGATAGTCCTTCAATATGCCAACCTGGTCGAAAGCATTGGCCGGAGGTTCATGGGCGCTTGCGAGCCTCTGGAAGACTTGGTCCAGGAAGGATATGTTGGGCTGATCACATCCGTTGATAAATATGACGGCGATAAGGGCGTCAAATTCTCTACATATGCGACTCACTTCATCGTCGGTCAGATCAAACACTACCTGCGCGATAAGGGTAAAATAATCAAAGAACCCGCATGGCTGCAGGAACTCAATCAGAAGATGACTCGCGTGATCGAATCGTTGAACCAGCAGCACAATCGGCAGCCCAATGAAAAAGAGATTGCCGAGATGATGCAGATGCCGGAAAGCACGGTGCGCGAGATGCTGACCACGCGTGAGGTGTTTAAGGTGACCTCGCTCGACGGTGAAAAAGACGAAGGCTCAGGCCCTAAAGAGGAAGAGAAGGTCTCGGACCAGAAGCTGGTCACGTTCCAACTTCCGCTGGAAGATAAGATCGTTTTGGAGTCCGCACTCGATCGGCTCAAGGATATCGAGCAGCAAGTGATTGCTGATCATTTCTATAAGGGACTTAATCAGACCGAAATAGCGAAAAAGCTGGACATAAGCTGCAACTACGTCTCGCACATTCTGCGCAACGGCACAAAGAAGCTTCGCAAGATCCTTGCGACCGACGAGATCCGAGACGCGCAAATGCAGCGCACGCATATATCCAAGCGTAAACCAGGTGAAAATACAGCCGATTCGATGAGCGTGATCGACTCCACCACAGGACTCTACAATCGCCAATATTTCCTGGAGAGACTCAACGAGGAGATCAGCCGGGCTTATCGCGACAACCATAAGCTCTCCATCCTGCTGCTGGATGTTCAGTTGCCTGATGATCTGGACCGGTGTGTGCGCATGGTCCGGATGGATGACTACCTGTACAACTTGGGGCAGGCTATGCGTGAACAAGTGCGCAAGATGGATCTTGTAGCCCGCTTTGGTGAGACCTCGTTCGCATTCCTGCTTCCGCACACGGCTACCCACGCGCAGCATGTGGCGGACAGAATCTCCGGGATCGTCGGATCTACCGGAATGGAATCCGGTCGAAAAGGCTCCAAAGTGATCGGCTCTGCTAACGTGGGAATAGCAAAATATCCGGCGGACGCATTCACTGCCGAGGACATGCTCGAAAAAGCATTGAAAAACATGGGCCTTACCCTGGGACAACTGACTGGCGAAAATAGACCTCAGCTAAAGAAAGCTGCATGA
- a CDS encoding zinc ribbon domain-containing protein encodes MDNDADLKKSLSMGLEDALNAQLVPGENIIISLPGSFGEALAASDKRVFVIRDCDTGLNAQCKVFSYLIPDIASVDVASSGTGGYIELALRKPVADPEEARVYFPSYDLAIFQTAADYINKTASSAQTPSSTAAATLTGAAGNKCPKCGAAVEEYSIFCGSCGEQLRQICAECSASSPAGAQYCSHCGRKLIAFNPTCPKCGARILGWMRYCADCGSMLEQVCVACGVAIRPGWTHCANCGRLLGSDRLDPRSAMNAQRRLQELRDSESQTAKPTPPPAPEPEPAASQMVAEDYNKRGLKFFEDGELEQAVREFKTAVELEPGNASYHCNLAVAYDEKDEDDTAFAEYSKTLELAPNDLTALLSLGYMYNEHEEHSKAEEVWNKILAIAPDSAEAQEVRDNLRHQEQL; translated from the coding sequence ATGGATAATGACGCTGACCTGAAAAAAAGCCTGTCAATGGGTCTGGAAGATGCGCTAAACGCGCAGTTGGTCCCTGGTGAGAATATCATCATATCATTGCCGGGAAGTTTTGGAGAGGCGCTTGCAGCATCCGATAAGCGCGTATTCGTTATAAGGGACTGCGACACGGGTCTTAATGCCCAATGCAAGGTCTTCAGCTATCTGATACCCGATATCGCCAGTGTGGATGTCGCATCATCGGGAACAGGCGGATATATTGAACTGGCGCTGCGCAAACCGGTCGCCGACCCCGAAGAAGCGCGAGTCTATTTTCCGTCTTACGACCTCGCCATCTTTCAGACTGCAGCCGATTATATCAACAAGACTGCATCCTCCGCGCAAACACCGTCATCCACTGCGGCAGCGACTCTCACCGGCGCAGCAGGCAACAAATGCCCCAAGTGTGGAGCGGCAGTTGAGGAATATTCCATCTTTTGTGGCTCATGTGGGGAGCAGTTGAGGCAGATATGCGCCGAGTGCTCGGCCTCATCCCCTGCAGGCGCACAGTATTGCTCCCACTGCGGACGCAAGCTTATCGCGTTCAACCCGACCTGCCCAAAATGCGGCGCGCGAATACTTGGATGGATGAGGTATTGCGCCGACTGTGGCTCGATGCTGGAGCAAGTGTGCGTGGCATGCGGAGTTGCAATACGACCGGGATGGACACACTGCGCAAACTGCGGCAGGCTTCTCGGTTCGGACAGGCTCGACCCCCGATCAGCAATGAATGCTCAGCGCAGGCTTCAGGAGCTTCGCGATTCGGAATCACAAACGGCAAAACCCACACCACCACCTGCGCCGGAACCCGAACCGGCAGCCTCACAAATGGTTGCAGAAGATTACAACAAACGCGGTCTCAAGTTCTTTGAAGACGGCGAGTTGGAGCAGGCAGTGCGTGAGTTCAAAACGGCAGTCGAACTGGAGCCGGGCAACGCCTCATATCACTGCAACCTGGCAGTAGCTTACGATGAAAAGGACGAAGACGATACTGCTTTTGCCGAATACTCAAAGACTCTGGAACTGGCCCCAAACGATCTGACTGCACTGCTTTCGCTTGGGTATATGTATAACGAACACGAAGAACATTCCAAAGCCGAAGAAGTCTGGAACAAAATCCTTGCAATAGCGCCCGACAGCGCCGAAGCGCAGGAAGTCAGAGACAACCTCCGGCACCAAGAACAACTGTGA